In Mycobacterium sp. ITM-2016-00317, the genomic window TCAACTCCCGCAGTTCGGTCACGCTGATCTCGCCGAGCCGGCAGGCGCGCACCAGCACCGACAGGTGTCCGTCGAAATGGTCCGTGGTGAAGAACGGCGAATCGGGGTCCTGGGTCAGGGCCAGCTTGTCGTCCTCGGACTCCACCCAGATCATGATCACGTCCGGGTAGCGCTGCCCGGTGTCGGGGTCGAACGCGTCGGGGCGCGGAGTCCGGAAGTACACGAACGACTTTCCGCCGACCTGATACACCGGATTGCCCGCCTTGGGGCCTTCGACGCGGGTGACGTGCGGCATCGACGACGCGATCTCGTGGACGTCGTCGACGGTCGCGGGGCGCTCACGCACGGCGCCGTCTGCTCTTCGCGCGAGCGCTCATCGCCGTTCCAGCCGGTGCAGCTCGACGTCCCGCAACTGCCCGTCCTGCACGGTCGCGGTCATGTACGTGCAGTACGGCTGGCGGCGCCGGTCGGTCGGCGATCCCGGGTTGAGCAGCCGCAGCCCGGTGTCGGCGGTGGCGTCCCACGGGATGTGGCTGTGCCCGAAGACCAGCACATCGGTGTCCGGGTACAACTTGGCCATCCGGGCGTCACGACCGGAGGACGCGCCCGTCTCATGGGTGACGGTGAACCTGACACCCTCCAGGACCACGTCGGCACGTTCGGGCAGCCGACGACGCAGCTCGGGCCCGTCGTTGTTGCCCCAGCAGGCCACTACGCGCTTGGCGCGCGTTTCGAGCTGGTCGAGAAGATCGGGCTCCACCCAGTCACCCGCGTGGATCACCACGTCGGCGGCGTCGACGGCGTCCCAGACTTCGCCGGGGAGGTCCTTTGCACGCTTGGGCAGGTGCGTGTCGGCGATCAACAGGAGGCGCACGGTCTCGACCTTAGAGCGCGAGTGTGGGCCTTATGTACCCGAAACCGGGGACATCCGTACACAAGCCCCACATTCGGCGAAAAGAGAGTGCGCCCGAAGGGATTCGAACCCCTAACCTTCTGATCCGTAGTCAGATGCTCTATCCGTTGAGCTACGGGCGCGTGGTCGTACATCTTCAGTTGTGTGTCGGCAAGCCGACGGTCCTGCACGCCGGCGAGCCGGCCATCCTGCGCGGAGGCGAGAGGATTTGAACCTCCGGTCCGCTTTAAGGCGGACAACTCATTAGCAGTGAGTCCCATTCGGCCGCTCTGGCACGCCTCCCGACGTTTACCGCCGCTGCGACAGAGTACACAGGCCTCGCGGCGGGAAGCAAAGCAGCTCTGGAGGGGCACTAAACTGTGGCAGTGTCCGTCCGTCTTCGCCCCGAACTCGCCGACCTTCCCGCCTATGCGCCGGGCAGGACGGTGCCCGGCGCCATCAAGATCGCCAGCAACGAAACCGTCCACGGCCCGCTGCCCAGCGTGCGGGCCGCGATCGAGCACGCGATCGACGGCATCAACCGCTACCCGGACAACGGGTACGTCGAGCTCAGGGAGCGTCTGGCCAAGTTCGTCGGCTTCGCGCCGGAGAACATCTCCGTCGGTTGCGGCTCGGTCAGCCTGTGCCAGCAGTTGATCCAGATCACCTCCACGGTCGGCGACGAGGTGCTGTACGGCTGGCGCAGCTTCGAGATCTACCCGCTGCAGGTCCGCACCGCCGGCGCGACGCCGGTCCAGGTCCCGCTGACCGACCACACCTTCGACCTCGACGCGATGCTGGCCGCAATCACCGATCGCACCCGGCTCATCTTCGTGTGCAACCCGAACAACCCGACCAGCACAGTCGTCGACCCCGAGGCGCTGGCCCGGTTCGTCGCGGCGGTGCCGCCGCACATCATGGTCGTGCTGGACGAGGCCTACATCGAGTACGTCCGCGACGACATGGTCCCCGACAGTTTCGAGCTGGTCCGCGCGCACAGCAATGTCGTTGTGCTGCGCACCTTTTCGAAGGCCTATGGCCTGGCCGGGCTGCGGGTCGGCTACGCCGTCGCCGACCCGGACATCGTCTCCGCGCTGTCTAAGGTGTACGTGCCGTTCACCGCCACCACGGTGTCGCAAGCCGCCGCGATCGCATGCCTGGACGCCGCCGACGAGCTGCTGGCACGCACCGACGCCGTCGTCGCCGAGCGCCGCCGCGTCAGCGCCGCACTGCGGGAAGCCGGCTATCAGCTGCCACCCTCGCAGGCGAACTTCGTGTGGCTGCCCCTGGTCGGCCGCGCCCAGCTGTTCGCCGCAGACGCCGCCAACAGCCGCGTGATCGTGCGCCCCTACGGGGAGGACGGCGTCCGGGTGACCGTCGCCGCACCCCACGAGAACGACGCCTTCCTCGACTTCGCCCGCAACTGGGACGGCCCGCGATGAGCGCAGACGCCCGCGCGACGTTCGACGAGCTCAAGAACCGCGTCGGCCGCCTCGACGACGCAGAACTCGACGAGTTCTGGGCCACCCTCACCCCGGCCACCGTCGACTTCATGATCGGCGAATGGCAGGGCGGCGAGTTCGACACCGGGCACAGGGCCAACGGCTTCATGCAGAAGCTGAACTGGTTCGGCAAGACCTTTCACTCGGCCACCGACGCGAAACCGCTGGTCTGCCTCGATGCGGCAGGCAACAAGTTCTCGAACACCGAGGCGATGAACGGCGAGGCCAGCCTGTGGATGGAAGAGTTCCGCGGCGAGCTCGTCGCGTCCATGGTCTACGACGGACGCCCCGTGCACGACCATTTCAAGGCCGTCGACGACAACGCCGTGATCGGCATCATGAACGGCAAAGGCGCCCTGGACACCCGCTCCGGCACGCCCCGCCACCTGTACTTCTACCTCGAACGCAACTAGCCGCATATCGTGGCCAGGATGAATACGCACGTGCGGTTCACGGCCGCGGCGATCGTCGGACTGGGCGTCGTCCTCGGCCTGACCACGGGGTGTCAGCGCACGACCGAGGGTGTCGTCGCGCAGACCACCCAGCCGGGGCCGCCGCTGTCGTCACCGACGACCACCAGCCGCTCGCCGGGCATCCCTGACATCCAGATCCCGAACCTGCCGCTGCCCACCCGCAGCACCAACGTGCCCGAGGTCCGGCCCCGGCCAATGCGCTGACGATGACGTGCGAGGAGTTCAGCGACCTCGACGAGCCCACCCGGGTGGCCGTGGTGCGCGAAATCCTGTCCCAGGAGGGCAATCCGCTCGGCC contains:
- the hisC gene encoding histidinol-phosphate transaminase is translated as MSVRLRPELADLPAYAPGRTVPGAIKIASNETVHGPLPSVRAAIEHAIDGINRYPDNGYVELRERLAKFVGFAPENISVGCGSVSLCQQLIQITSTVGDEVLYGWRSFEIYPLQVRTAGATPVQVPLTDHTFDLDAMLAAITDRTRLIFVCNPNNPTSTVVDPEALARFVAAVPPHIMVVLDEAYIEYVRDDMVPDSFELVRAHSNVVVLRTFSKAYGLAGLRVGYAVADPDIVSALSKVYVPFTATTVSQAAAIACLDAADELLARTDAVVAERRRVSAALREAGYQLPPSQANFVWLPLVGRAQLFAADAANSRVIVRPYGEDGVRVTVAAPHENDAFLDFARNWDGPR
- a CDS encoding MmcQ/YjbR family DNA-binding protein; protein product: MRERPATVDDVHEIASSMPHVTRVEGPKAGNPVYQVGGKSFVYFRTPRPDAFDPDTGQRYPDVIMIWVESEDDKLALTQDPDSPFFTTDHFDGHLSVLVRACRLGEISVTELRELIQDAWLSRASKRRAERWLAEQG
- a CDS encoding DUF4334 domain-containing protein, which gives rise to MSADARATFDELKNRVGRLDDAELDEFWATLTPATVDFMIGEWQGGEFDTGHRANGFMQKLNWFGKTFHSATDAKPLVCLDAAGNKFSNTEAMNGEASLWMEEFRGELVASMVYDGRPVHDHFKAVDDNAVIGIMNGKGALDTRSGTPRHLYFYLERN
- a CDS encoding metallophosphoesterase; its protein translation is MRLLLIADTHLPKRAKDLPGEVWDAVDAADVVIHAGDWVEPDLLDQLETRAKRVVACWGNNDGPELRRRLPERADVVLEGVRFTVTHETGASSGRDARMAKLYPDTDVLVFGHSHIPWDATADTGLRLLNPGSPTDRRRQPYCTYMTATVQDGQLRDVELHRLERR